From one Felis catus isolate Fca126 chromosome E2, F.catus_Fca126_mat1.0, whole genome shotgun sequence genomic stretch:
- the LOC101090727 gene encoding LOW QUALITY PROTEIN: zinc finger protein 256 (The sequence of the model RefSeq protein was modified relative to this genomic sequence to represent the inferred CDS: inserted 4 bases in 3 codons; deleted 1 base in 1 codon; substituted 2 bases at 2 genomic stop codons), giving the protein MSPQKICGPILRDILHLIEHQDTHRKQKLYICGAFGKXFHVTTNLHQHHXQHIGEKHFRSNMGGALLLENCKFDVSXKPFTCKKIRKDFLASSXFLWQQVTHTGEKSNSVTECVVAFHNVNCHCNQGDCMKTFSPKHTFIQHQQVLTRERCYSCSECGKSFSKSCSLHDRLKVHTREKLYKCGECGKSFRQSSGLIQHQRVHTRLRTHECDECRKLFSKKYNFIMXQKVHTGKKPYDCGECGKFFSYKSDLITHQRIHTGTRSYESSEGGKAFSHSSSLIKYQRIHTGERPYEGGECGKSFSQSSHLIKHQRVHAGERSYECSECGKFFISSYRFFQHQRIHTCLRPHKCDECGKLFTNLSNLIKHQRVHTGDRPFECSECGKFFSCKSYLITHWRIHTGVRPFDSGECGKSLSHGSMLLLRWRVHMRERPNECSECGKSFSHSSSLIRHQRSHTGERSCECNECQKSFSNSSSLIKHQRVHTGERPYECSTCGKSFSQSSNLINRQRVHTRERPYGCSEHGKSFTFNCHLLKHQNIHKE; this is encoded by the exons ATGTCTCCCCAGAAGATTTGTGGACCCATCTTGAGAGACATTTTGCATTTGATCGAGCACCAGGACACTCATCGTAAGCAGAAATTGTACATATGTGGggcatttggaaaataatttcatgTCACTACAAACCTTCATCAGCACCATTAGCAGCACATTGGAGAGAAGCACTTCAGAAGCAATATGGGCGGAGCCTTGCTTTTAGAGAACTGCAAATTCGATGTCAG GAAGCCCTTTACCTGCAAAAAAATTAGGAAGGACTTCTTGGCCAGCT ACTTTCTCTGGCAACAGGTCACTCACACTGGGGAGAAGTCAAACAGTGTAACTGAGTGTGTGGTGGCCTTCCACAATGTAAACTGTCATTGTAACCAGGGAGACTGCATGAAAACTTTTAGCCCCAAACACACGTTTATTCAGCACCAACAAGTCCTCACGAGGGAAAGATGTTATAgctgcagtgaatgtgggaaatcctttAGCAAAAGCTGTAGCCTCCATGACCGTTTGAAAGTTCACACTAGAGAAAAGCTTTATAAGTGTGGGGAGTGTGGGAAATCCTTTAGGCAAAGCTCTGGCCTCATTCAACACCAGAGAGTTCACACTAGGCTAAGAACTCATGAATGTGATGAATGCAGAAAATTATTTAGCAAGAAGTACAATTTCATTA ATCAGAAAGTTCACACTGGTAAAAAGCCATATGATTGTGGTGAATGTGGGAAATTCTTTAGCTACAAATCTGACCTCATTACTcaccagagaattcatactggaacAAGGTCTTATGAGAGCAGTGAAGGTGGGAAAGCCTTTAGCCACAGCTCCAGTCTCATTAAATaccagagaattcacactggagaaaggccttatgagGGTGGGGAATGTGGGAAGTCCTTTAGCCAGAGTTCTCACCTTATTAAACACCAGAGAGTTCATGCTGGAGAAAGATCTTATGAGTGCAGTGAGTGTGGGAAATTCTTCATCTCTAGTTACCGATTCTTtcaacatcagagaattcacacttGTTTAAGACCTCACAAATGTGATGAATGTGGAAAATTATTTACCAACTTGTCCAACCTCATTAAGCAccagagagttcacactggagacAGGCCATTTGAGtgtagtgaatgtgggaaattctTTAGCTGCAAATCCTACCTCATTACACACTGGAGAATTCACACTGGAGTGAGGCCTTTTGATTCTGGGGAATGTGGGAAATCACTTAGCCATGGCTCTATGCTCCTTCTACGCTGGAGAGTTCATATGAGGGAAAGGCCT AatgagtgcagtgaatgtgggaaatcctttAGCCACAGCTCTAGCCTCATTAGACACCAGAGAAGTCACACTGGAGAAAGGTCTTGTGAATGTAATGAGTGTCAGAAATCCTTTAGCAACAGCTCTAGCCTCATTAAGCACCAAAGAGTTCATACTGGGGAAAGGCCTTATGAATGCAGTACATGTGGGAAATCCTTTAGCCAGAGTTCTAACCTCATTAATCGTCAGAGAGTTCACACTAGAGAAAGACCCTATGGATGTAGTGAACATGGAAAATCATTTACCTTCAACTGTCATCTCCTAAAACACCAGAATATCCACAAGGAATAA